A window of Benincasa hispida cultivar B227 chromosome 9, ASM972705v1, whole genome shotgun sequence genomic DNA:
CACGttttgttaattaaaatatCGAATTTGTATATGCGAATGAGTTTAAACTCTCTCTTTCTATTCATGACTACATTAATTTGTTTTCATAAATCAACTCAAAATCATTTCGATAACATTATTCTTATCGAGTATTATGCAATTATTCTTAAACAAGTATAGAAAAATAGATGAATAAGAGATGATTTTATCCAACATTTCTCTCGGTCTAAATTCATTCACATTTAAATAATTTCCAAAACTTAGGGTATAGAAGTTTAAGTTTTTTTATTAACACAACCACTAGTATCTGATTTTAAATGATTCAATATGCCCATTTAGGGGTATATGTTGatggttatattatataaatacccTTAAGTTTTGAGATATTGAAAGTTTCATTTGTacattataattttgaaatttaacttGGTTCATAAATATCATTggagaattatttttttcattaaaacaagaagaaaattaaCACTGTTACAGAtttgtaaaaactaaaaaacataaGTATTTACAACATCATCCATATGTAAATTGACTTGAAAACTAATGTGTAAAAATTGATTAGGCATGtacatttaataatatataaaaaataacaacaatctTATAACTTTAAATGAGTTATAAtccttttatataaaaaaaaaaaaaaaaaaaatcgaccaattttaaagtttaacaatatatatatttcttgttgtaaaagaatttataaacttttaaaaaatgtagaaacttaattgaataaaaaaatttttatataagaaACCTATCTCTGgttatatattttcataaatgtcttTTTTTCAAATAGATCTTTTTagtgttatttttggacaattttatcctttttatatttatttatattcgttttatttatatattttcctattttcGAAGCTATTTTAATGattgagagagaaaatacatttattataaagagagaaaatacatttaatatagtttttctcatttatcaattgaagagagaaaatgcatttcttttgttttttttttctattttccaatttgaaaaaaaaaatcatttaataaaattttattttctatttatgttGGTTTTCACATAtcaatttattggttttttttttaaaaaaaaaatgtacggaTTAATGGTTATTCTAGATATACCTTTGAACATTTTGACAaattcatgattattttaaatataccttagaacattttgttaggtatttgaaaatattctaaccaatatatgaaatatattaccGTTTTTAAATTAGAGATGAACTTGATACTTGACATAAATCATAAcataaaccaatatatgaaatatactacggtatgtaaatcttcataaatttcatttacaccaTAGTATGTATATCATAATACAacaaatctaaataaaaaaaacacttgtttatatcaaataaatgaaTACATATACCACAATATATAGCAAATTTCCCATAAAagctaaataaaaaaaaacatatatatcacaatatatataaaaaaataggaGAAAAATAAAGTTCATATTCATATGGGGTTTATAATACATAACCCTCCATCTTCAGCTCTTCTTATTCAGCCATTATCGTCATGAATCTCTACCCGTCATTGTCGACCGGATTTGCTCACCCCTTCATGCCGTCAACCGAATCTGCTCAACCCATCACCGTCGATTTGTCCCATGCCGTCTGCACCATCGATTCGTCTCAAGTCGTTTGTGTCATCTTGTCGCCCCACATCGTTGTCTACCACCTGCAACTCACATCAtcggaaggagaaaagagagggaggagaaaggagaaaaagagggAAGAGGAATATATGAGTGTGAATTACAAGGGACAGAATATGTGAAatatattatttgagagaaagaaTATGTATGACGAGAGAATACAtagaaaagagagaaataaataaataaatatatatataatagttaaattgtaaatagacactgatattagtgaaaatagagaacattgatttttttaatataaaaaatgaaatgttcaagaaTACCTAACTATTCTTTAGGTATTTTAGGTAGAAATCCTTGAATAAACCTCAAAGGGAAGGGAATGTTTaaccttttaaaataaaataattagaaacTTCACGTGGACAGCACGGGAGACTAAATTAATCTGCTGTATCTTACAAAAACCGACTTTGTAGCTGACGTGTTTGGGTTCGGCTGAGTTGAGCCGCCTTATAACCTCGGTCAACCGGAGATAGACTGGAAACTAGAAAGAGCAAAATTGAACCGGAATGGGCGGTTCACGGCTCCCCTCAACGGAAAACCGGTGTGATTCTTTTTCCCGCATAAAATAGGGAGAATCGCGGTTCTTAAGAATTTCTCTCTCTCCTTCATTTCTTTCTGGAGAGAATTGAGCGTAACCCTAAGCTTAGAACTCAAATCTCAGCTATGGCGGACCGTTCTTCCAATCGCGATTCTGATTCAGGGTTTGATCATGGGTCATCTCAACCACGTCTTTACAATCCCTACAAGGATCTTCAGGTTCCTTATCGAAACTTCCAGCTTCCAACCTCCCCAGAGTTTCTTTTCGATGAAGAAGCTCGCCGCCAGCGTCGATCTTGGGGTGAGAATCTCACCTTCTACACTGGTTGCGGTTACCTCGCTGGTGCAGTAGGCGGTGCGTCTACAGGACTCGTATCCGGCGTCAAATCTTTTGAATCAGGCGATACTTTGAAACTCCGGATCAATCGGATCCTCAACTCGTCTGGTCATTCAGGGCGTCTCTGGGGGAATCGGCTCGGCGTGATTGGGCTGCTATATGCTGGTTTGGAGAGCGGGATTGAGGCTGTGAGGGATACGGACGACGTGTGGAATTGTGTTGCGGCGGGACTTGGCACCGGTGCGCTTTATCGTGCAGCAAGAGGGGTGAGATCGGCCGCGGTAGCTGGCGCTATTGGTGGTGTTGTCGTTGGCGTGGCGGTGACGGGTAAGCAGATGTTGAAGCGGTACGTGCCGATATGAAGGTGGAAAGGAATGTTATTTTGCAATTTTGATCGATATACTTCGTGTTAGGGAGTCATAGTTTTATATGGGAAACTGTGATGAGAATGCTGAGGATTGAATTAACTAATTCACTTGATATTTTCTATACGAGGTTAACTCGTGCTTCTTCATTAGCTTCATTGAGTGATGTAATTCGTCGAGTTCTCTGATAATGAATAATCTTCAAGAATTTAGACTTGTGGTATGGGAATGATCAATTATTTCCATTACGTCTGATAATTTGGTTGTAAGTAAGGAAATTATTTGAGGTTTGATCGTTGTCTTATCTCATCAATTAGTAGTAGCTTATTGTTCTGCTGCTTAAGCAATTGTGCAATACATTATTTTCTTGTTTGAGAACAGAAGAGAGATCCATGTTTGATGCTTTCATGGCTTGATGGAGTTCAAAAGAATTGTGATCCCGTGGTCTGTGCGTGCCAATAATGGTGAAATTTGTAGAAAATTAGAATGCCCTTCTTGAGCTTAGGAATTTGGTTAGTCTTATATGTCTGGTATGAGCAAATGAATTTCAACTTTTATTTCTTACCTGCTCACGCTCTAATGGTGTTGATATGTGAGACTACCTGGGGTCATAATTTTTACCTTGCCGGTCATCCTTCATTCATCAATTCCAATCCTTTTTGTTGTAGAAAACTTTTATCTTGCTTATTGTTAGCAATTATCTGATCATCAAAGGGCACGAGAAGTGTTCTTATCAAATGAAATATGTTCTTTCAAGTTACCATCTTTTATGGAGATTTTGTTCAACTTCGGAAAAGTTAGGCTTATGTTTTCGATTTTCTGTATGGGAGACGAAAACGAGGAAGGTTATATTTTGAAGCAGGTTCGTTATAAATGTAATGGTAACTATTTAGTGTCTTGCTAATAGTTGGTTAGTTACAAATACGGCCTTATTTGAATGGATCTATTCTATAGGTTGTATAACtgtgtccttgagttctaaGTTAGTTAGTTACAGATGAAATGTTATCTCTACAATGGCTTGTTATCTTGATATATGTCCTTTCAAAAATGATATTGCATATTGATTGAGCTCGGAATATTAAAAAATAGGAAAGATATGCTTTGAATTTCTCCATGCACTACCCTTGATTGTTATTATTTGAGAGGGTTATTACTTGGGATGATGAGACAAATCTGGGAAAATCGATCTATGGCGGTTCTGGAATCTCAATGTCCTTTGAATGCTTTGAGCCATTGGAGTGTCAACTGCCTCACAGGTGCATTTCTTTTATTGTTTCACATCTCTTTATTTACATCATGGTCAACTGTTCTCGTTTTAGCAATCTTAACTATATTATAGATTACGCTCACAAGCCTAAAAGAACTGGCAGGTACTACCATATTTTTACCACATTCTTTGGCTTCATCAGCCTGAGAAATTTACCAGTATAAGCTTTCTTTATGGCAACTGAAGGTATGGAAAGGATTCTCGCTGTAACAAAACTTATTGGAATTGACTGAACTTTGACATATGAACTAAAGACAATTTGGCAGTTTGAACAACTAGAGGAGAGGCATTCATCTCGTGGAGGATGACAAAAGCAACTGTTGAAACGAATAATAGATGGATATTGTCACTCAACAACTAGTCAGCTGAGGTATGTAAAAGGTTTCACTGAGATGAAATGGCTTCTCCTCTGTTCATAAAGCTCAATTTAAGCCAGTCAAAGCAATTCCTTTTCGTTGACTCTTCTGATCTTCTAATCAATCTTCAAGGTTGAATTAAAAAAACGATGATATTTTAATATCAGAAAGTACCCACCTGAATCCCCCCACCCCACCAGCCCACATCATGTAAACACAGAAAAGTCTTTGTATGTTCTTTTGTTgttagatgtttttatttacTCTTTCCATTATGTTAATTCTTGGGGAAGCTTTGTTTATCCTAATTTCACtttagaaatttcttttaaatctaaGGTTTAATTCTTATTTTGGTATATGAACTTTCAAGTTTATGTTGTTTTTAGTCTATTTAATTCTTGTGTTGATCCATTTGTTTCCAAACTTTTAGAAGCTCTTTTTTAATCTTTACTTCTAGTTTGGTTTTAACAAATTAACTCAAAGCTTTGAGTATGCATACTAGCATTTACGTTAACACGAACATTGGACAAAGTGGATTTAAGGTAGAAAAGTAACATAACATGAACTAGaatgatttctttaaaaaattgaagaCTTGAAATAAGCATTTTGAAAGTTCACGAGGTCTTGAAACATCCTGAATTTTCGGAAGTAGCACATCCTTTGATAAAAAAGAAGGTAAAGAAATTGGAATGTATGGCCAAAGTCTGGTGTGTTGTATATGAGTTGAGTTATTACTATACGAATGATGGCATTTTGTTCTCATGAGCTGTTCAACATTGCTGATTTTTGTAGGCTTTCAATTTATGATAAAAACTTAATTCATTTTTAGGAATTGCCTTTCATAGCCATCTTCTTCCAAACAAAGTTGgattcccttttttcttttttcttttttctttttgaaagcAAAGTTGGATTATTATTAGCAGTGACAATTTTGATATCtgctaaaaaaagaagaaaaagcccgatcattttaatataatttacacaaaatatcacaaaaaatTGTGGCTACAAATCTAGTAAAAATCCCGAGGAATGCATTCCTAGCGTTaattgtttatattaaattcacaaTAAAGAAGTTAAAGAGTTtggaaaatatattatttaaattcacaataaagaagttgttgaaggataaaattttggatcaatcacaagtcaccacgttgtttgctaaattaataacgaatttctaaatcattaaatttgggtccaattagaagttgacacatgtcctaaattgaattattagaagttgacacatgtcctgaattgaattgaagacaagtttcgatgacgtagttggcccaatttgatattattatttgggtttaaagttcaaactacaaaaaaaaaaaaaaaaaagttgaattgaaCCTAAATTTCAGATCAGGCCCAAAATCAATTAATTGGGCCCAGGTCCATGGATCAACCAAACCCATGAAGCCCGCCTGAGAAGGATTTTTTTTCTACATCCAGAGGatccttgaagacacaaagactcttccaagacttttaCTCCAAGatttctacttcaagcttccaagacttctacttcaagaacgttcgacgcttttcttcttcaagtcaagcacattcacccaactaagagagaattagaggatcaagtactagagatcgaaccacatcacatcaaatcaacttcaacatcaacaccaactcaagttcaactccacgaaacacgtttctctgaaaacctcgtgtgaacaaattAGCACAACCagtgggacctctctacctctcataTCTCTCAGCATCCAAACAAGCCAAATGGTACCTAAGAAGATGGCATCCAAAGCTTCCTCCACAAACGGCTCGTGCATGGGACCTGTCACCTGCGGCTGCTCAAGAGAAATCATGCAGAAGCAAGAGCAGAGCTCCCTCATCGCCCACAACGTCTTGAGGAAAATGATGGAATCCCCGTAAAGTGGGGTTGTCATCAAGGAAAACCCCTTGTTTGACAACTCTACTTCCGCATCCAACAGGCTGAAAAGAGATTCACCGCTAGGTGTGATTTCTGTCATGATGGTGGATGTAACAGCGGAATCGGCCATGGCagaaatggaaaggaagattaACCTCCTGATGAAAGCCGTCGAGGAGCGAGACCATGAGATCGCTGCCCTGAAAGAATAAATGCAGTCTCGAGAGGCTGCCGAATCAAGCCAAGCACCCACGGTCAAAGCAATTGGCAAGGGGAAGACCGTGCTACAAGAAAACCAATTGCAACAGTCAGCCTCGGTGGCCTCTCTATCGGTCCAACAACTGCAAGACATGATCATAACCTCCATAAGAGCTCAATATAGAGGGTCGGCTCAAACTTCCTTCATGTATTCCAAGCCATACACCCAGAGGATTGACAACCTGAGAATGCCTACAGGGTATCAACCACCAAAGTTCCAACAATTTGACGGAAAGGGCAACTCAAAGCAACACATCGCCCACTTCGTAGAAACATGCAAAAATATGGGAACAAGGGGAGACCTGCTAGTCAAACAGTTCGTCATAACCCTCAAAGGGAACACTTTTTACTGGTACACAGACTTAGAGCCTGAGGTGATTGACAGCTGGGAgcaacttgaaagagaattcttgaaCCGCTTCTACAACACTAGGCACACCgtcagcatgatggagctgacgaaTGCTAAACAACAGAAAGGGGAGCCAGTCGTCGACtatatcaaccgatggagagctctggtctggattgcaaagatcgaCTCACCGAATTGTCTGCTGTGGAAATGTGCACGCAGGGTATGCATTGGGAACTCCTCTATATCCTTCAGGGGATAAAGccccgtacctttgaagaattggcGACCCGCGCTCATGACATGGAGCTAAGTATTGCCAACAGAGGAACGAAGGACTTTCTGAGCCACGAACTGAGGAAAGACAAGAAGGAGGTGAGGGGCTTCGAGAAAATTGTGAAGGGCGCcacaaaggaatcaatggtCGTTAATACAACCCCATTGAAGTTCTCctcaaaagggaaagaaaagaagattaaaaaaatcaaagacgAGAAGGCGAAAAGACGTCAGCCCACCTGAAAAGAACGAGTAGGAAAAAGTCTACCATTCCCCGACTATGACATTTGGCGGATTATGCTGAAGCAACGTTACTAGAAGAACTACTCTTATCCAAGCTCGACTAGTAATTGCTCAAATGATCCGGTAACAGGGTTCGGCAAGATGTGATGATATTCAACTTTACTGCAAGTTCACAGCTGGTCATTAGCATCCACCGGACTCGAAAATAGTTGTTTGTACTGAAGGTAATTGGGATCCTTATAATTGGCCAGCGAGAGAGAATAATAGCACTGGATCACTCTGACGGATGGTGGTCTACTTAAATGAATGTCCTGTGTTGGCACTGACCGGTAACTCTCCAGAGCGTATGCCAAGCAGccaattcattattttatgaAGATAAATGGAGAGTTCGATCCAAGTTTTGGGACCTTTGAACTTGTTAGTGCAAGTTTTCATGCAGGAGTCCAAATCACAGTGATCTCAAAAATGGAGAAGAGGTGTTACCGACAATGACGATAACGACATGTTGGATACTTGTGGTGGTCGTAAGAAGAAAGATGCACTGAACCTTTACCCAGATAAGAGGATATCGCTCTCATTTAGAAGGCTACAAGAGAGGACAATGGTGCACAAAAAGGATGTaaggataaagaaaaaaaggctCGATAGGTCCAAGGTTGTTGACGGAGAGACAA
This region includes:
- the LOC120084841 gene encoding mitochondrial import inner membrane translocase subunit TIM23-2-like → MADRSSNRDSDSGFDHGSSQPRLYNPYKDLQVPYRNFQLPTSPEFLFDEEARRQRRSWGENLTFYTGCGYLAGAVGGASTGLVSGVKSFESGDTLKLRINRILNSSGHSGRLWGNRLGVIGLLYAGLESGIEAVRDTDDVWNCVAAGLGTGALYRAARGVRSAAVAGAIGGVVVGVAVTGKQMLKRYVPI